TAGATCGGGAGATTTAGTCACTATAGCTGACAAAGAATCAGAAGCTGTTATTCTTGAGATTATTCGCCGAAATTTCCCCAATCACTCCATTTTAGCAGAAGAATCTGGTCAATTCACCAGCAATCAAAGTGAATACTTATGGGCGATCGATCCTCTAGATGGAACCACAAACTATGCTCATCAATACCCCTTTTTCTCTACTTCCATTGGGTTACTGATTGACGGAGTTCCTCAAGTAGGAGTAATTTACGATCCAATTCGCGATCAATTATTTCGAGCAGCGACGGGTTTAGGAGCCACTTGCGATCGCGCCACCACACCGCAAGGCGATCGCCATCCGATTCATGTTTCCCCAACCAAAACCTTAGATCGCAGCTTATTAGTCACCGGATTTGCTTACGATCGCCGCGAAACCCCTGACAATAACTACGCAGAATTCTGTTATTTAACCCATTTAACCCAAGGAGTCCGCAGAAGTGGCGCAGCTTCCTTAGATTTAGCTTATGTCGCTGACGGACGTTTAGATGGTTATTGGGAAAGGGGTCTTTCGCCCTGGGATCTAGCCGCAGGTGTAATATTAGTCACAGAGGCAGGAGGAAAAGTTACAGCTTACGACCAAACCCCCTTTGCGATCGACACTGGGAGAATTATGGCTACTAATACACTGATTCATGAAGAACTCAGTTCAGCACTTTTGCGGATAGCACCTCATAAACTTGACAAGTTTTTCAGCAATATCTCTTAGATTTCTACGATGTCATGATTGAGAGATAGAGGAGATAATATAACCAAGCTCATACCCAAAATTAAGGGGCAAAGTAGGATTGTATGTATTTCAAAATTGAAAGGGGCTTATTTAAATATGAGTTTGCCGATCATTATGCCGTCTTGGGTGTGCCCCTAGAGGCAAATCCAGACCAAATTCGGGAAAGATACAAATATGTGGCTCGTCAGTTACATCCTGATAGCTGTAAAGCTGCGAGTGCGAAAGAAAGAGAGTTTGCTACACAATTATTTTCCAAATTAGTTA
Above is a genomic segment from Merismopedia glauca CCAP 1448/3 containing:
- a CDS encoding inositol monophosphatase family protein, encoding MSQVTSQYLQNCLEIATEAALAASAVLLKYWGKLATVEEKGRSGDLVTIADKESEAVILEIIRRNFPNHSILAEESGQFTSNQSEYLWAIDPLDGTTNYAHQYPFFSTSIGLLIDGVPQVGVIYDPIRDQLFRAATGLGATCDRATTPQGDRHPIHVSPTKTLDRSLLVTGFAYDRRETPDNNYAEFCYLTHLTQGVRRSGAASLDLAYVADGRLDGYWERGLSPWDLAAGVILVTEAGGKVTAYDQTPFAIDTGRIMATNTLIHEELSSALLRIAPHKLDKFFSNIS